From the genome of Schaalia dentiphila ATCC 17982, one region includes:
- a CDS encoding S8 family serine peptidase → MSTKKPAALLAFVGACALAVTAPATLASPVLPGSSGVSDGAAALPTGDIDTALTSKSGQSAPSSTDTEADPARVVGVIVQLEDSASREGTINEINEAVASLFPGASAQVEREYDNVMSGFSLKAPAGALDAIRRAPGVRAAFLEREGRVSDVATPDAEGGIESSQTGGQDPANLSAHLMMHIDQVAQKGEGKVIAVIDTGVDMTHPAFTGELAGTPPLTPQKVAAMTSQLGEGKTGVYVSQKFPFAYDYADGDNDASPAKTPNGSHGTHVAGIAAGNADKIVGTAPNTQVIVAKVTRSEDDALLDSALLASLDDMLVLHPDVINLSLGWTAGMDNEADSVYATVYKKLQEAGITVNAASGNAFSTGYGNNSGKGLPYATDPDSSVMDEPATYSSVVAVASVENALLRNAFTVNGKDIGYQRARGLNGEKVAFFSDLPAGTYEYVDAGFASEEDAAALKAKYPDGLAGKIALVSRGNMTYQKKVENLYDLKPAGIVVYNNVSVGSLIAMNLTTQDMPAAFISQADGQAMLDAPEHKLSIAEGQVLPQSTIYEASEFSAWGVSPDLRLKPEIAAPGGEVFSSIPDGAYEQSSGTSMATPQMAGVSAVVLQRVQSDPLFASMSARQKADVVQNLIMGTARPLTDAAQTTGALYSPRKQGAGLVDALAATTSSVYPTVVGAPEQSRPKADLGDGTKGWHFDVTLHNLSGVPATYELSSQALSEIVEGGFFTEHSADWRGRGVEIAYSGVASASAEGATVTVPASGEATVGIDVTPGSEFASYVADNAPNGTFLDGFVRFASKTEGQPDLAVPYLGFYGDWGKAPIFDALASDGGAHVLASGIYNAVTRQLLGYNPLIKDEDRVGNPRADRYVVSRSEASGAPTVLDPHTGTLRSVPTLNTTYTNAAGETVASYVTHEVRKSSAKAPGGMMTWAELGHDPTFLPVRSNLYERLPDGMYTLTISASNDGPSRAEQSISYQFRLDTKGPVISGVAYSGEGAETVVSFDVTDDSPLAALDLHDPADGLWFYRHIFTDEEGVIGTNGTYTYHVEIPFKDINAAWADQGGTGNVIDNPYLLAWDYGLNNSAAVTLELPSDNHGSCTKPDGGQWAKDSVGWWYQCANGRGYLKNGWFTISGRDYQFGATGYMKTGWLRRDDGAWVYADTEGALVGGWVFDASFDGPYWYYLDPETKLMRTGWLADGGSWYYLTGSGAMAIGWVQVDGSWYYLSASGKMATGWVNDGGTWYYLSPSGAMLTGTHVINGHTYVFDTNGTWVG, encoded by the coding sequence ATGTCAACGAAGAAACCGGCTGCCCTCCTCGCCTTCGTCGGCGCGTGCGCGCTCGCGGTTACCGCGCCGGCCACCCTGGCCTCGCCCGTGCTCCCGGGCTCATCCGGCGTCAGCGATGGCGCAGCGGCCCTGCCCACGGGCGACATCGACACGGCGCTGACCTCGAAGAGCGGGCAGTCCGCGCCCTCCTCGACCGACACAGAGGCGGACCCGGCGCGCGTCGTCGGCGTCATCGTCCAGCTTGAGGACAGTGCGTCCCGCGAGGGCACGATCAATGAGATCAACGAGGCCGTGGCCTCCCTCTTCCCTGGCGCCTCGGCCCAGGTGGAGCGCGAGTACGACAACGTCATGTCGGGCTTCTCCCTCAAGGCCCCCGCCGGTGCGCTGGACGCGATCCGCCGTGCCCCGGGCGTGCGTGCCGCGTTCCTTGAGCGCGAGGGGCGTGTCAGTGATGTGGCCACGCCCGATGCCGAGGGCGGCATCGAGTCCTCACAGACCGGCGGGCAGGACCCCGCTAACCTGAGTGCCCATCTCATGATGCATATCGACCAGGTCGCCCAGAAGGGCGAAGGAAAGGTCATCGCCGTCATCGACACGGGCGTCGACATGACGCATCCGGCTTTTACTGGCGAACTCGCGGGAACGCCCCCGCTCACCCCGCAGAAGGTCGCTGCGATGACCTCGCAGCTGGGTGAGGGCAAGACCGGCGTCTACGTCTCGCAGAAGTTCCCCTTCGCCTACGACTACGCGGATGGCGATAACGACGCGTCGCCGGCGAAGACCCCGAACGGCTCCCACGGGACCCACGTCGCCGGCATCGCCGCAGGTAACGCTGACAAGATCGTCGGCACCGCTCCGAACACCCAGGTGATCGTCGCGAAGGTGACGCGCAGTGAGGACGATGCGCTGCTGGACTCGGCGCTGCTCGCCTCGCTTGACGACATGCTCGTCCTGCACCCCGACGTCATCAACCTGTCGCTCGGCTGGACGGCCGGCATGGATAACGAGGCCGACTCGGTGTACGCGACCGTGTACAAGAAGCTGCAGGAAGCGGGCATCACCGTCAATGCGGCCTCGGGCAACGCCTTCTCCACCGGGTATGGCAACAACTCCGGCAAGGGCCTGCCCTACGCCACGGACCCCGACTCCTCGGTCATGGACGAGCCGGCCACGTATTCCTCGGTGGTTGCCGTCGCCTCGGTCGAAAACGCCCTGCTTCGCAACGCCTTCACCGTCAATGGGAAAGACATTGGATACCAGCGCGCTCGCGGCCTCAACGGTGAGAAGGTCGCCTTCTTCTCCGACCTGCCCGCAGGCACCTACGAGTACGTTGACGCCGGGTTCGCCTCCGAGGAGGACGCCGCCGCGCTCAAGGCGAAGTACCCGGACGGCCTCGCCGGAAAGATTGCGCTCGTTTCCCGCGGCAACATGACCTACCAGAAGAAGGTCGAGAACCTCTACGACCTCAAACCCGCCGGAATCGTCGTCTACAACAACGTGTCGGTCGGATCCCTCATCGCCATGAATCTGACGACGCAGGACATGCCCGCCGCGTTCATTTCTCAGGCTGACGGACAGGCCATGCTGGATGCCCCCGAGCACAAGCTCTCGATCGCCGAGGGCCAGGTCCTGCCGCAGTCCACTATCTACGAGGCGTCGGAATTCTCCGCGTGGGGCGTGTCCCCGGACCTGCGCCTCAAGCCTGAGATCGCGGCGCCCGGTGGCGAGGTTTTCTCATCGATACCGGACGGTGCGTACGAGCAGTCCTCGGGTACGTCGATGGCCACGCCTCAGATGGCTGGTGTCAGCGCGGTCGTGTTGCAGCGGGTTCAGTCTGATCCGTTGTTTGCGTCGATGAGTGCACGTCAGAAGGCGGACGTCGTCCAGAACCTCATCATGGGTACTGCCCGTCCGCTGACGGATGCGGCTCAGACGACGGGTGCGTTGTACTCGCCGCGTAAGCAGGGCGCGGGCCTCGTTGACGCGTTGGCGGCCACGACCTCGTCCGTGTACCCGACCGTTGTGGGTGCCCCCGAGCAGTCTCGTCCCAAGGCGGACTTGGGGGATGGGACGAAGGGCTGGCATTTCGACGTCACGCTGCATAATCTCTCGGGTGTTCCGGCCACCTACGAGTTGAGCTCCCAGGCCCTGTCGGAGATCGTCGAGGGTGGTTTCTTTACCGAGCATTCCGCCGATTGGCGAGGCCGGGGCGTGGAGATCGCGTACTCGGGTGTGGCGTCCGCGTCGGCTGAGGGCGCGACCGTGACGGTCCCCGCGAGCGGTGAGGCCACCGTCGGTATCGACGTCACACCTGGCAGCGAGTTCGCCTCTTACGTCGCGGACAATGCGCCCAACGGCACGTTCCTCGATGGTTTCGTGCGCTTCGCGTCGAAGACCGAGGGGCAGCCGGATCTTGCGGTGCCCTACCTGGGCTTCTACGGCGACTGGGGCAAGGCCCCCATCTTCGACGCCCTCGCCTCGGACGGCGGAGCGCACGTCCTCGCCTCGGGAATCTACAACGCGGTAACACGCCAGCTTCTCGGATACAACCCCCTCATCAAGGATGAGGATCGGGTCGGGAATCCCAGGGCTGACCGTTATGTTGTGTCCCGCTCCGAGGCCTCGGGAGCTCCCACGGTGTTGGATCCGCACACCGGCACGCTGCGTAGTGTCCCCACGCTCAACACCACCTACACGAATGCCGCAGGAGAGACGGTCGCGTCTTACGTCACCCACGAGGTGAGGAAGTCGAGTGCAAAAGCTCCTGGTGGCATGATGACGTGGGCTGAGCTGGGGCATGATCCCACGTTTTTGCCCGTGCGCTCCAACCTTTATGAGAGACTGCCCGACGGAATGTACACGCTGACAATCTCTGCGAGCAACGATGGCCCGTCGCGCGCCGAGCAGTCGATCTCCTATCAGTTCCGCCTCGACACGAAGGGGCCCGTTATTTCCGGAGTGGCCTACAGTGGAGAAGGAGCCGAGACGGTTGTGTCTTTCGACGTCACCGATGACTCTCCGCTGGCGGCGCTCGACCTGCACGACCCGGCTGACGGCCTGTGGTTCTACCGCCACATCTTCACGGATGAGGAAGGCGTGATCGGAACCAACGGAACCTACACCTACCACGTTGAGATTCCCTTCAAGGACATCAATGCCGCATGGGCCGACCAGGGCGGCACCGGCAACGTCATCGACAATCCCTACCTGCTCGCGTGGGACTACGGGCTGAACAACTCCGCAGCCGTCACGCTTGAACTGCCGTCGGATAACCATGGCTCATGCACCAAGCCCGACGGTGGCCAGTGGGCTAAGGACTCGGTTGGCTGGTGGTACCAGTGCGCCAACGGCAGGGGCTATCTTAAGAACGGCTGGTTCACCATCAGCGGCCGTGACTACCAGTTTGGGGCGACCGGATACATGAAGACCGGCTGGCTCCGGCGCGACGATGGGGCGTGGGTGTACGCGGACACCGAGGGTGCCCTGGTGGGCGGCTGGGTGTTCGATGCCTCCTTCGATGGCCCCTACTGGTACTACCTCGATCCTGAGACAAAGCTGATGCGTACCGGATGGCTGGCCGATGGCGGCTCCTGGTACTACCTGACGGGCTCTGGCGCGATGGCCATCGGCTGGGTGCAGGTTGACGGTAGCTGGTACTACCTGAGCGCCTCGGGCAAGATGGCGACCGGCTGGGTCAACGACGGAGGTACCTGGTACTACCTGTCTCCCTCGGGAGCCATGTTGACGGGCACGCACGTGATCAATGGGCACACCTACGTCTTTGACACGAACGGCACATGGGTCGGATGA
- a CDS encoding alpha/beta hydrolase, whose amino-acid sequence MGAMAVSFLGVIAAFAMYAVSVAPSLMARSWAWHAVASGVLVSCGYIAGVVIQNVGARVIAMTGLTIRASEPVEIGFRVCIAALFAIWWLYAVIQSHRRARVAARLVNMPGETFGEYLLGTAGTVVIAWCLIAIVAGLNRLGRMLIGVLGGYMPRPAAIVVGVAILAAIVFFLTSNVILRGGIGFFRHHAEQMNTRTARGIYKPFVPERSASPASPVTWESVGGQGRVFLGRGPSRLDIAQVTGGEAMEPIRVYSGMPAGGAGIEQAAATVVAELRRTGAFDRAVILIAASTGSGWVDEWQVQPLEFLTRGNCATASLQYSYVPSALNWLTGLEPAQEASAVLFRAVRAELDAMDEADRPALFVCGESLGAFASQSVFSSVEEALSQVDGALWVGTPAFTPMHAELTSARHKGSPEVAPVVYNGRRVRFVNEPSDLRTDLYGRELGPWGFPRIVYAQHASDPVVWWNRKLLWTQPDWLRERAGRDVSPFVEFTRFVTFIQVLTDLPVAGTAPGGHGHTYNEELIPLWRAILGFDLLFDETPTHPRLAALDGEWVDEEMVERIGIVVRANLELSDRQ is encoded by the coding sequence ATGGGGGCCATGGCTGTGTCGTTTCTGGGAGTGATCGCTGCCTTCGCGATGTACGCGGTGAGCGTGGCGCCGTCGCTGATGGCTCGCTCGTGGGCGTGGCATGCAGTCGCCTCGGGCGTCCTCGTGTCCTGCGGGTACATCGCGGGTGTGGTCATCCAGAACGTGGGTGCCCGCGTCATCGCCATGACAGGCCTGACGATCCGCGCATCCGAGCCCGTCGAGATCGGCTTCCGCGTCTGCATCGCCGCCCTCTTTGCGATCTGGTGGCTTTACGCGGTCATCCAGTCCCACCGTCGCGCCCGCGTTGCGGCCAGGCTCGTGAACATGCCGGGGGAGACCTTCGGCGAGTATCTCCTGGGCACGGCCGGCACGGTCGTCATCGCCTGGTGCCTCATCGCGATCGTGGCTGGCCTGAATCGCTTGGGGCGCATGCTGATCGGGGTGCTCGGCGGCTACATGCCGCGCCCGGCGGCGATCGTCGTGGGCGTCGCGATCCTGGCCGCCATCGTCTTCTTCCTGACCTCCAACGTGATCCTGCGCGGTGGGATCGGCTTCTTCCGCCACCATGCCGAGCAGATGAACACGCGTACCGCTCGCGGCATCTACAAGCCGTTCGTGCCCGAGCGCTCCGCCTCCCCGGCCTCGCCCGTCACCTGGGAATCCGTCGGCGGTCAGGGGCGCGTCTTCCTGGGGCGCGGCCCCTCGCGCCTCGACATCGCCCAGGTCACCGGTGGCGAGGCCATGGAGCCGATCCGCGTCTACTCCGGCATGCCCGCGGGTGGGGCGGGCATCGAGCAGGCCGCGGCGACGGTGGTCGCCGAGCTGCGCCGCACGGGTGCCTTCGATCGTGCCGTCATTCTCATCGCCGCGTCGACCGGCTCCGGCTGGGTTGACGAGTGGCAGGTCCAGCCCCTTGAGTTCCTGACGCGCGGTAACTGTGCCACCGCCTCGCTCCAGTACTCCTACGTGCCCTCGGCCCTCAACTGGCTGACCGGCCTCGAGCCAGCGCAGGAGGCATCGGCCGTGCTATTTCGGGCGGTGCGGGCCGAACTCGACGCGATGGACGAGGCTGACAGGCCCGCTCTCTTCGTCTGCGGTGAATCCCTGGGGGCTTTCGCCTCGCAGTCGGTTTTCTCCTCGGTCGAGGAGGCGCTCTCCCAGGTGGATGGGGCCCTGTGGGTGGGGACCCCCGCCTTCACACCGATGCACGCCGAGCTGACGAGTGCCCGCCACAAGGGAAGCCCCGAGGTCGCCCCCGTCGTCTACAACGGTCGGCGCGTGCGCTTCGTGAACGAACCCTCCGACCTGCGTACCGACCTCTACGGGCGCGAGCTGGGGCCGTGGGGCTTCCCGCGCATCGTCTACGCCCAGCACGCCTCCGATCCGGTTGTGTGGTGGAACCGCAAGCTCCTGTGGACCCAGCCGGATTGGCTGCGCGAGCGGGCGGGCCGCGACGTGTCGCCCTTCGTTGAGTTCACGCGCTTCGTCACCTTCATTCAGGTGCTCACCGACCTGCCCGTCGCGGGGACCGCTCCCGGCGGCCACGGCCACACCTACAACGAGGAGCTGATCCCCCTGTGGCGGGCGATCCTCGGCTTCGATCTCCTCTTCGATGAGACCCCGACCCACCCGCGCTTGGCAGCCCTGGATGGTGAGTGGGTGGACGAGGAGATGGTGGAGCGTATCGGCATCGTCGTGCGGGCGAACCTGGAGCTGTCGGACCGGCAGTAG
- a CDS encoding class I SAM-dependent methyltransferase: MSVPENEAMAGRADTSLSCQQHGDCEVISNSVSASLDVNPFVGEGGAYDSVRPAYPDEAVAALIDAAQRARRENMPGRGGPLRAADIGAGTGKMSELLARGGLLVDAVEPSKAMRAQASSIEGVTWHDGVAEDIGLPNGVYDIVVFAQSWHWMDPERAGLEAARILAPGGALAIVWNQMAVSIPWVHRLTRIMRSGDVHRPDRPPMPGGGFAPMTLTQVAWEDRMTPEEILTLGTTRSSYIRSSEAGKARMQENLRWYLYDHLGYAPGEQVTIPYATLVWLTHL; encoded by the coding sequence GTGAGTGTTCCCGAGAACGAGGCCATGGCCGGACGCGCGGACACCTCTCTTTCGTGTCAGCAGCACGGGGATTGCGAGGTGATATCGAACAGTGTGTCCGCTTCGCTCGATGTCAACCCCTTCGTCGGCGAGGGCGGTGCCTACGATTCCGTGCGCCCCGCCTACCCGGACGAGGCTGTGGCCGCGTTGATCGACGCAGCGCAGCGCGCGCGGAGAGAGAACATGCCGGGCCGGGGCGGCCCACTGCGCGCCGCCGACATCGGCGCGGGCACCGGCAAGATGAGCGAGCTCCTGGCTCGCGGCGGTCTCCTCGTCGACGCGGTCGAACCATCCAAGGCGATGCGCGCCCAGGCCTCGTCGATCGAAGGCGTGACGTGGCACGACGGCGTTGCGGAAGATATAGGGTTACCGAACGGCGTGTATGACATCGTCGTGTTTGCCCAGTCCTGGCATTGGATGGATCCGGAGCGTGCGGGCCTCGAGGCCGCCCGGATCCTGGCGCCCGGCGGCGCGCTCGCCATCGTGTGGAACCAGATGGCCGTGTCGATTCCGTGGGTGCATCGCCTGACGCGCATCATGCGCTCGGGCGACGTACACCGCCCCGACAGGCCGCCCATGCCGGGCGGCGGCTTCGCCCCGATGACCCTCACCCAGGTCGCATGGGAGGACCGTATGACCCCCGAGGAGATCCTCACCCTGGGCACGACCCGCTCCTCGTACATCCGTTCCTCCGAGGCCGGCAAGGCGCGCATGCAGGAAAACCTGCGCTGGTACCTCTACGACCACCTCGGGTACGCGCCGGGGGAGCAGGTGACCATCCCCTATGCGACCCTCGTGTGGCTCACCCACCTGTGA
- a CDS encoding phospholipase D-like domain-containing protein: MLLPHPEPPLWAWLLFGAFEFAIRIIALGIVPKHRRASTSTAWLLLIFLWPLLGVPLYVIFGSWWAMGRRLDDDPEARQLVDAIVAGSTAPDPENYEVPDGPDGLPAGSDDDTASIMRLSGTLSGFPASVGRVGRLYNDTAETFRAMAASIDAATHHVNALYYQTSWDEYTAPFYAALERAVARGVTVRLLVDHHGMRTIPGHKDFRRRLNAMGIEWHEMLPFAPLRGQIRRPDLRNHRKILVIDGREAYVGSHNLVAPDYDTPSYAKSGMLYDDTSVSVTGPIVAQIQAVFAVDWYYACKEILTPEVLTPPAAQLAAKNEDTHISAMQIIPSGPAFKGEPNLRAFVHMVSLARTHVSITSPYFIPDETLMTALTNAALSGVEVELFVSEQFDQFLVGHAQRSYYGMLLKAGVRIHLYHKPRMLHSKYMIVDGNLCVIGSSNMDVRSFGLNYEIMLVADSSRLVEMLHGNDDRTREKSRQLTYEEWRGLPWHVHYIDNVCRLGSSLL, encoded by the coding sequence ATGCTGCTGCCGCATCCTGAACCGCCGCTGTGGGCGTGGCTCCTCTTTGGGGCTTTCGAGTTCGCCATCCGTATCATTGCGCTCGGCATCGTCCCCAAGCACCGCCGCGCCTCCACGTCGACGGCGTGGCTGCTGCTGATCTTCCTGTGGCCGCTCCTGGGTGTGCCGCTGTATGTCATCTTCGGTTCGTGGTGGGCGATGGGTCGGCGGCTCGACGACGACCCGGAGGCCCGCCAGCTGGTCGATGCCATCGTGGCCGGCTCGACCGCGCCCGACCCTGAGAACTACGAGGTGCCGGACGGGCCCGACGGCCTGCCCGCAGGCTCGGACGATGACACCGCCTCGATCATGCGACTGTCCGGGACCCTCAGCGGCTTCCCGGCCTCTGTGGGACGGGTTGGTCGCCTCTACAACGACACTGCCGAGACCTTCCGGGCCATGGCCGCCAGCATCGACGCGGCGACCCACCACGTGAACGCCCTGTACTACCAGACGTCCTGGGATGAGTACACGGCCCCCTTCTACGCGGCCCTCGAGCGCGCGGTCGCGCGTGGCGTCACCGTCCGCCTGCTCGTCGACCACCACGGCATGCGCACGATCCCGGGCCACAAGGACTTCCGCCGCCGCCTGAACGCCATGGGCATCGAGTGGCACGAGATGCTGCCCTTCGCCCCGCTGCGTGGGCAGATTCGCCGCCCCGACCTGCGCAACCACCGCAAGATCCTCGTCATTGACGGGCGTGAGGCCTACGTCGGCTCCCACAACCTCGTGGCTCCCGACTACGATACCCCCTCGTACGCGAAGTCCGGCATGCTCTACGACGACACGAGCGTGTCCGTCACCGGCCCCATCGTCGCGCAGATCCAGGCGGTCTTCGCCGTTGACTGGTACTACGCGTGCAAGGAGATCCTCACGCCCGAGGTCCTCACCCCGCCCGCCGCGCAGCTGGCGGCCAAGAACGAGGACACGCACATCTCGGCCATGCAGATCATCCCGTCGGGTCCCGCGTTCAAGGGCGAGCCGAACCTGCGCGCGTTCGTCCACATGGTCTCCTTGGCGCGCACGCACGTGTCGATCACGAGCCCGTACTTCATCCCGGACGAGACCCTCATGACCGCGCTGACGAACGCCGCGCTGTCGGGCGTCGAGGTCGAGCTCTTCGTCTCCGAGCAGTTCGACCAGTTCCTGGTCGGCCACGCGCAGCGCTCCTACTACGGCATGCTCCTGAAGGCGGGCGTGCGCATCCACCTGTACCACAAGCCGCGGATGCTCCACTCGAAGTACATGATCGTCGACGGGAACCTGTGCGTCATTGGCTCGTCCAACATGGATGTGCGTTCCTTCGGCCTCAACTACGAGATCATGCTCGTCGCCGACAGCTCGCGCCTGGTCGAGATGCTGCACGGCAACGACGACCGAACGCGCGAGAAGTCTCGCCAGCTCACCTACGAGGAGTGGCGCGGCCTGCCGTGGCACGTCCATTACATCGACAACGTGTGTCGACTGGGGAGCTCGCTCCTGTGA
- a CDS encoding ATP-binding cassette domain-containing protein yields MDEAYSASARAASSADGQVPLGEGAGARVCARGWGWRHAGRKNAVLSGVDLDIAPGERVLVLGPSGSGKSTLMGGLAGLLGGAEEGEATGTLTVDGVAPAQARGRVGLLMQDPEAQVVLARVGDDVAFGMENLGVAREEIWPRVENSLEAVGLSVPLDHSTTELSGGQKQRLALASILAMGPGLLLLDEPTANLDPSGVAEVRAAVETVVERTGATVVVVEHRVDVWASLVDRVIVVADGTIAADGPLDEVLAQQGDALRERGIWLPGDDVAAEVGPAPKVPPASSESPEGGARGTTPITRVTGLTIGYDASAPVRSGIDLTIERGVSTCIVGANGAGKSTFALTLAGLLPPLAGTVEVETADGTVGDPHEWSSKQLLGRMSMVFQEPEYQFLAATVAEELAIGPRAAGMTDEEIAPLVDEHLQALGLTKLARANPMTLSGGEKRRLSVATALISAPELLILDEPTFGQDRGTWLGLVRLLRAALERGVTLVSITHDPAFVAAMGQRVVDLGQVGTRGAAPEDSTDEAGSAPAGNVHDRGPKRGARGLLARTNPVARVLALLVATTPLLITIDPVSAAVAVILELALMPLSGVSARSFFLKATPLLLAAPLGALSMLLYASPGGTVYWQFGPAAVSDHSMWLALGIGLRMCAIVLPAIALLDRIDPTDMGDGLAQILHLPARPVLAALAGARMTSLMAADWKALERARRARGVGDSSRIRSFLRGSFSLLVFALRRSGKLATTMEARGFGAEGKRTWARPSRLRAADAILMVVAIALPAIALAASIWAGTFALVGR; encoded by the coding sequence ATGGACGAGGCCTACTCCGCCTCCGCCCGCGCCGCTTCCTCCGCGGACGGCCAGGTGCCGCTGGGTGAGGGTGCGGGCGCGCGCGTGTGCGCGCGCGGCTGGGGATGGCGTCACGCCGGGCGCAAGAACGCCGTGCTGTCGGGTGTTGATCTCGATATCGCGCCGGGCGAGCGTGTGCTGGTGTTGGGCCCGTCCGGGTCGGGCAAGTCGACGCTCATGGGTGGCTTGGCCGGCCTGCTGGGCGGCGCCGAGGAGGGCGAGGCCACCGGCACGCTCACCGTCGACGGCGTCGCTCCGGCACAGGCGAGGGGCCGCGTGGGCCTGCTTATGCAGGACCCCGAGGCTCAGGTGGTTCTCGCCCGCGTGGGCGACGACGTGGCCTTCGGCATGGAAAACCTGGGGGTTGCGCGCGAGGAGATCTGGCCGCGCGTGGAGAACTCGCTTGAAGCAGTGGGCCTGAGCGTCCCCCTGGATCATTCGACGACGGAGCTGTCGGGCGGGCAGAAGCAGCGCCTGGCCCTGGCGTCGATTCTCGCGATGGGCCCGGGCCTGCTGCTCCTGGACGAGCCCACTGCGAACCTGGACCCGAGCGGCGTCGCCGAGGTGCGCGCCGCCGTCGAAACCGTCGTCGAGCGCACGGGCGCGACCGTGGTCGTCGTCGAGCACCGCGTCGACGTGTGGGCCTCTCTCGTGGATCGCGTCATCGTGGTCGCGGACGGTACGATCGCCGCAGACGGCCCGCTCGACGAGGTCCTCGCGCAGCAGGGCGACGCCCTGCGCGAGCGCGGCATCTGGCTTCCCGGCGACGACGTCGCCGCCGAGGTCGGACCCGCCCCCAAGGTCCCACCGGCCTCGTCCGAAAGCCCGGAAGGGGGAGCGCGAGGCACCACCCCGATCACCCGCGTCACCGGCCTGACGATCGGCTACGACGCGTCCGCCCCCGTACGCAGCGGCATCGACCTGACGATCGAGCGCGGCGTCTCCACCTGCATCGTTGGCGCTAACGGCGCCGGAAAATCAACCTTTGCCCTGACGCTCGCGGGCCTCCTGCCGCCCCTCGCGGGCACGGTCGAGGTCGAGACCGCCGATGGCACGGTCGGCGACCCGCACGAGTGGAGCAGTAAGCAGCTGCTCGGCCGCATGTCCATGGTCTTCCAGGAGCCCGAATACCAGTTCCTGGCCGCCACCGTCGCCGAGGAGCTCGCGATCGGCCCGCGCGCCGCTGGCATGACCGACGAGGAGATCGCCCCCCTCGTCGACGAACACCTCCAGGCCCTGGGCCTGACCAAACTCGCGCGCGCCAATCCCATGACGCTGTCGGGCGGCGAGAAGCGCCGCCTGTCGGTGGCGACCGCGCTCATCAGCGCCCCCGAGCTGCTGATCCTCGACGAGCCGACCTTCGGCCAGGACCGCGGCACGTGGCTGGGCCTCGTGCGCCTGCTGCGCGCTGCCCTGGAGCGCGGCGTCACCCTGGTGTCGATCACGCACGACCCCGCGTTCGTGGCCGCGATGGGCCAGCGCGTCGTCGACCTCGGGCAGGTCGGCACGCGCGGCGCGGCCCCCGAAGATTCCACGGACGAGGCCGGGTCCGCCCCCGCCGGGAACGTTCACGATCGCGGCCCGAAGCGCGGCGCCCGAGGCCTCCTCGCGCGTACGAATCCCGTTGCCCGCGTGCTCGCCCTCCTGGTCGCAACCACGCCCCTGCTGATCACGATTGACCCGGTGAGCGCGGCCGTTGCCGTCATTCTCGAGCTCGCGCTCATGCCCCTGTCGGGCGTGTCGGCGCGCAGCTTCTTCCTGAAGGCGACGCCGCTGCTGCTGGCCGCGCCGCTCGGCGCGCTGTCCATGCTGCTCTACGCGTCACCGGGAGGAACCGTGTACTGGCAGTTCGGGCCAGCAGCGGTTTCGGACCACTCGATGTGGCTGGCGCTGGGCATTGGCCTGCGCATGTGCGCGATCGTCCTGCCTGCGATTGCTCTGCTCGACCGCATTGATCCGACAGACATGGGTGACGGGCTCGCGCAGATCCTGCACCTGCCCGCCCGCCCCGTGCTGGCGGCGCTTGCGGGCGCGCGCATGACGTCGCTGATGGCGGCCGACTGGAAGGCCCTTGAGCGGGCGCGCCGTGCCCGAGGCGTGGGTGACTCCTCGCGCATCCGTTCCTTCCTGCGAGGCTCCTTCTCGCTGCTGGTCTTCGCGCTGCGTCGCTCCGGCAAGCTGGCCACCACGATGGAGGCAAGGGGCTTCGGCGCGGAAGGCAAGCGAACGTGGGCACGCCCCTCGCGCCTGCGCGCCGCCGATGCCATCCTCATGGTTGTCGCCATCGCCCTGCCCGCGATCGCGCTGGCCGCGAGCATCTGGGCGGGTACCTTCGCCCTGGTGGGCCGATGA
- a CDS encoding ECF transporter S component yields MASTAPSLRWRVIDIVTAAVLGVACGLIFVVWNQVGGASYEFLKTIGPGVGGLVTGVWLLGGTLGGYVIRKPGAALFVELMAATVSMALGSQWAVETIYSGLAQGLGAEVVFALVAYRRFNATIVGAAGAVSFAFEWVLELFLSGHLAKGVLYNAIYLVCGMASGIVLAGILAWALTNALAKTGALDRFASGRGARELV; encoded by the coding sequence ATGGCATCCACTGCTCCGTCCCTCCGCTGGAGGGTCATTGACATCGTCACCGCCGCCGTCCTGGGCGTCGCTTGCGGCCTTATTTTTGTCGTCTGGAACCAGGTGGGCGGCGCAAGTTACGAGTTCCTCAAGACCATCGGCCCCGGCGTGGGTGGCCTGGTGACGGGCGTCTGGCTGCTGGGCGGCACGCTCGGTGGCTACGTCATCCGCAAGCCCGGCGCCGCGCTCTTCGTCGAGCTGATGGCGGCGACCGTCTCCATGGCCCTGGGTTCCCAGTGGGCCGTCGAGACCATCTACTCGGGTCTCGCGCAGGGCCTCGGCGCGGAGGTCGTCTTCGCCCTGGTCGCCTACCGCCGCTTCAACGCGACGATCGTGGGCGCTGCGGGCGCCGTGTCCTTCGCGTTCGAGTGGGTCCTCGAGCTCTTCCTCTCCGGCCACCTCGCAAAGGGCGTGCTCTACAACGCGATCTACCTCGTGTGCGGCATGGCGTCGGGCATCGTCCTGGCGGGCATCCTCGCCTGGGCGCTGACGAATGCGCTGGCAAAGACAGGCGCCCTGGATCGCTTCGCCTCCGGCCGTGGAGCGCGTGAGCTTGTCTGA